A single window of Cottoperca gobio chromosome 9, fCotGob3.1, whole genome shotgun sequence DNA harbors:
- the gapvd1 gene encoding GTPase-activating protein and VPS9 domain-containing protein 1 isoform X1: MVKPDIHTLAHHLKQERLYVASEKQLIQRLNSDVLKTAERLYRAAWIAKQQRINLDRLILTSAEASPAECCQHAKMLEDTQFVDGYKTLGFQETIYGEFLARLRENPRLVASCLVAGERLNQEHNQCVTHTVFTSLYGNCIMQEDESYLLQVLRYLVEFELKESDNPRRLLRRGTCAFSILFKLFSEGLYSAKLFLTATLHEPIMQLLVEDEDHLETDPAKVTERLTPAQQERFGEKGSEGYKQRVQSAVEANEAKLVTLVNKFIGYLKQNTYCFPHSLRWIVSQMYKTLSCVESLEVGEVRTMCTDLLLTCFICPAIVNPEQYGIISDAPINEVARFNLMQVGQLLQQLAMTDDDADPRRKSSLSKFDKSCVAAFLDVVIGGRAVETPPVSSLNLLEGLSRTAVYISHNQLLVLVDFVRNVMAGDHLREEEHMTLETLVANVPQSRTVKSNSLELTPSNTPQLSPATTPANKKNRLPIGQHLAAITSWDSTTTSLSAHIPLVTPFAARSRSRTNIAQEGEAEASSQESLQELMPEEVLVVSLGTGPQSVPGMMSENEVLNLQMADGAQGDGHADDTKLHGKPDKTLRFSLCSDNLEGISEGPSNRSNSVSSLDLEGESVSELGAGPSGSNGVEALQLLEHEQATTQDNLDDKLRKFEIRDMMGLTDDRDISETVSETWSTDVLGSDFDPNMDEDRLQEIAGAAAENMLGSLLCLPGSGSVLLDPYGSTISETTSEAWSVEVLPSDSGRQPEAPDLKQEERLQELESCSGVGSTSDDTEVREVSSRPSTPGLSVVSGVSATSEDIPNKIEDLRSECSSDFGGKDSVTSPDGEESGHGAHHLTSQPSQADSLLAMFDPLSSGEGSSTGTIVRPKVHYARPPHPPPDPPIPEASALGPETRHSLFTPHCLAQAELEHTKQRHSFPDRLVRSRSSDIVCPGRRPTSDPGLNRRVAVEERDPSGAFALGPSSSPSKDSLKGEVEERKDSDDEKSDRNRPWWKKRFVSAIPKAPIAAFRKRDKHEKDDIVPERVPQGLSWFGFCHTPNWGQNVDVCCVSTERRI, encoded by the exons ATGGTGAAGCCAGACATCCACACTCTGGCCCACCACCTGAAGCAGGAGCGCCTGTACGTGGCATCGGAGAAGCAGCTGATCCAGAGGCTCAACAGTGATGTGCTGAAGACAGCTGAGAGGCTGTACCGGGCCGCATGGATCGCCAAGCAGCAGAGGATCAACCTCGATCGTCTCATTCTCACCAG TGCGGAGGCCTCTCCAGCTGAATGCTGCCAACATGCCAAAATGCTGGAAGACACGCAGTTTGTTGATGGCTACAAGACGCTGGGTTTCCAGGAGACGATCTACGGGGAGTTCTTGGCAAGGTTAAGGGAGAACCCCAGACTGGTGGCTTCCTGTCTGGTGGCGGGAGAGAGGCTGAACCAGGAGCACAACCAGTGTGTCACCCATACAGTCTTCACCTCACTTTATGGCAACTGTATTATGCAGGAGGATGAAAGCTACCTGCTACAG GTGTTGCGATACCTGGTGGAGTTTGAGCTGAAGGAGAGTGACAACCCTCGGCGTTTACTGCGACGGGGAACCTGTGCCTTCAGCATCCTTTTCAAGCTCTTCTCCGAGGGCCTGTACTCAGCCAAACTCTTCCTCACCGCCACCCTACACGAACCCATTATGCAGCTGCTGGTGGAAGATGAAGACCACCTTGAGACTGACCCAGCCAAGGTGACGGAGCGCCTCACTCCGGCCCAGCAGGAACGCTTTGGAGAGAAGGGCTCCGAGGGCTACAAACAAAGGGTGCAGTCGGCTGTGGAGGCCAATGAAGCTAAGCTGGTAACTCTGGTCAACAAGTTTATTGGTTACCTGAAGCAGAACACCTACTGCTTTCCCCACAGCCTGCGCTGGATTGTGTCGCAGATGTACAAGACTTTGTCATGTGTGGAGAGTCTTGAGGTGGGCGAGGTGCGCACCATGTGTACAGACCTGCTGCTGACCTGCTTCATCTGCCCAGCTATAGTTAACCCCGAGCAGTATGGAATCATCTCAGACGCCCCCATCAATGAAGTAGCCCGCTTCAATCTAATGCAG GTGGGGCAGCTTTTGCAGCAGTTGGCCATGACCGACGATGATGCAGACCCAAGGCGGAAAAGCAGTCTGTCCAAATTTGACAAG AGTTGTGTAGCCGCTTTTCTGGATGTGGTGATTGGAGGAAGAGCCGTCGAGACTCCACCCGTGTCCTCACTGAACCTTCTAGAAGGCCTGAGTAGGACTGCGGTCTATATTTCACATAATCAGCTGCTCGTGCTG GTGGACTTTGTGCGGAACGTGATGGCAGGGGACCACCTTCGGGAGGAGGAGCACATGACTCTGGAGACCTTGGTTGCCAACGTGCCCCAGTCTCGAACTGTGAAGAGCAACAGTCTGGAGCTCACTCCCTCCAACACCCCCCAGCTCTCCCCGGCTACCACTCCTGCCAACAAGAAGAACAGGCTCCCGATAG GACAACACTTAGCGGCTATTACATCCTGGGACTCCACAACCACCTCACTGTCTGCTCACATTCCATTAGTAACCCCTTTTG CTGCTCGAAGCCGCAGCCGTACCAACATAGCCCAGGAGGGGGAGGCAGAGGCCAGCTCCCAGGAGTCTCTACAGGAGCTGATGCCAGAGGAGGTGCTGGTGGTTTCACTAGGAACTGGTCCTCAGTCTGTCCCTGGGATGATGTCAGAAAATGAG GTTTTGAACCTGCAGATGGCTGATGGGGCCCAGGGGGATGGCCATGCTGATGATACTAAGCTGCATGGTAAACCAGACAAAACCCTGCGCTTCTCCCTCTGCAGCGACAACCTGGAAGGCATCTCAGAGG GTCCATCCAACCGGTCTaactctgtgtcctctctggaCCTGGAGGGAGAGTCTGTTTCTGAGCTGGGAGCCGGACCGTCGGGGAGCAACGGGGTGGAGGCTCTGCAGCTTTTGGAGCAtgaacaag CCACCACTCAAGACAACCTGGATGACAAACTGCGAAAGTTTGAGATCAGAGACATGATGGGCCTGACAGACGATCGGGACATCTCTGAGACGGTCAGCGAAACCTGGAGCACCGACGTGCTCGGCAGTGACTTTGACCCCAACATGGATGAAGATCGGCTGCAGGAAATagcag GGGCAGCAGCAGAGAACATGCTCGGCAGCCTGCTGTGCCTTCCTGGCTCGGGTTCAGTGCTGCTGGACCCCTATGGTTCGACCATCTCGGAGACCACGAGCGAGGCCTGGAGTGTGGAGGTCCTGCCCAGCGACTCAGGTAGGCAGCCAG AAGCCCCAGACCTGAAACAGGAGGAGCGTCTGCAGGAGCTGGAGAGCTGTTCAGGGGTTGGCAGTACCTCCGATGacacagaggtcagagaggTCAGCTCGAGGCCCAGCACACCAGGCCTCAGTGTTGTCTCAG GCGTCAGTGCAACGTCAGAAGACATCCCCAACAAGATCGAGGACCTGCGGTCAGAGTGCAGCTCAGACTTCGGAGGGAAGGACTCTGTGACCAGTCCAGATGGGGAGGAGTCAGGCCACG GAGCACATCATCTGACTTCTCAACCCTCACAGGCCGATTCCTTATTGGCCATGTTTGATCCTCTCTCCTCCGGTGAAG GCTCCTCCACTGGAACAATAGTGAGACCCAAAGTGCACTACGCCAGGCCCCCTCACCCTCCCCCCGATCCTCCCATCCCTGAAGCCAGTGCCCTGGGGCCGGAGACGCGCCACTCTCTCTTCACGCCCCACTGCCTGGCCCAGGCTGAGCTGGAGCACACCAAGCAGCGCCACTCCTTCCCTGACAGGCTGGTCCGTAGCCGCAGCTCTGACATTGTGTGCCCAGGCCGCCGGCCCACAAGTGACCCCGGGCTTAACCGGCGGGTTGCGGTTGAAGAGCGCGACCCCTCTGGGGCCTTCGCCTTAGGACCCTCCTCGTCCCCCAGCAAGGACTCCCTGAAAGGAGAG GTtgaggagaggaaagacagCGACGACGAGAAGTCTGATCGCAACAGGCCATGGTGGAAGAAACGCTTCGTGTCAGCCATTCCCAAAG ctccgaTAGCTGCATTTCGGAAAAGGGACAAGCACGAGAAGGACGACATTGTCCCCGAGCGCGTCCCACAAGGTCTGTCCTGGTTTGGTTTTTGTCACACTCCTAATTGGGGACAAAATGTGGATGTCTGTTGTGTAAGCACAGAAAGAAGGATTTAA
- the unm_hu7912 gene encoding apical junction component 1 homolog produces the protein MTRTHPPDILASTLYRDFSLNPITDHSISLHSSRQCDLKMIDKPEIINKRHCRSFDFIESLDDPQSLSSSMEYPYKSAEHETLNKDLMWNGIDQPGYIHFSSPDLFNTRQFQQQTAQDKTSHLTWSDSKKRARSRSAPRIKSTLTPVPISVSPSRARKGGDAPQAVSDTLRTSETHRESYSSNRAFLNEVHPIKLQPQTPLYVSDCFEENKPDKPAITPHVRCRVDIKPDAAVLQHTSRQVPNVRTEHLWQRYSQASSSRGLYVPRQIVSSPTPTPSECYSGDFRQGYHYTTSMSPISYQHLDMNRMPPPTAPYLSQEQRAYSNPNIPTKFFYTEDPVRYPVHPYSRAHFQDDRSSLTSNGSTMTSQYDPRTRWVHTLPVRSYYTENLSNREPAQSVYSRPYSTSEAGSYFSQTPLSRPYYGEDSRCNPYHMSNQRLLYSKPCSPEEQYFPSRTYHTEGPRRPRMSQAFSDDWYRSSISGYSNQSSQHTPPRVRQDPSIPPWFTNSCGETSRLGAEVRNHSKSWDNILYPRHEREQSVPRGRSYENLFHQAKQAASFDVTSQPVILNLSSSPRRYAALSLSESSLERGSSNPWRNTKSGHWFVTPEITITDNDISAGNRKRRDVHSVSWDTLDGEKTPSQRVMHHKEPQNTPDITKERIHNNFSLQQSLEQLDELLADLVIDYKPPTSRKSSEDLLDQLKQLITEDGDKDRGSSGLENLNSQLPSSKSSPDTIKDPDSGCDAFQRSAEECSPDHSTDDDDTMVCTNKKCNRIETMFNACLYFKSCHSCYTFYCSRNCRRDDWEIHKETCLYGRVNSVCRHSLKFCRENSEIHKAFSRVAKAGYLSRGRGVLFLGFANPETADNFLQVGLESLLMSPTYLSLRELDGFKDNLGEYCKELQQAGNEYDPNECFLLNVSVAVGELVPNRPSPRVQAPTVRKYAKVSLASSSPDKKVLRKDSEMETLILTPPPGTPDIDKEGEKGRKAREVCFVNIQRELRTRGVFLRHEYPKIYNQLCEFVESNKRFTPTTIYPIDKRTGKQFMCMIMAASEPRTLDWVGTPHLLDDII, from the coding sequence ATGACACGAACGCATCCCCCTGATATACTGGCATCGACTCTATATCGGGACTTTTCTCTAAATCCCATCACCGACCACTCCATTTCTCTCCACTCCTCCCGGCAATGTGACTTGAAAATGATCGACAAACCAGAAATCATCAACAAAAGACACTGCCGTAGCTTTGACTTCATTGAGTCACTTGATGACCCTCAGTCCCTCTCTTCCTCAATGGAGTACCCTTACAAGAGTGCTGAGCATGAGACATTAAACAAAGATCTAATGTGGAATGGAATAGATCAACCGGGGTATATTCACTTTTCGTCTCCCGATCTGTTCAACACCAGGCAGTTCCAGCAGCAAACTGCCCAGGACAAAACCAGCCATCTAACATGGTCAGACTCTAAAAAGAGAGCAAGATCTAGAAGTGCTCCAAGAATTAAGTCCACGCTCACTCCTGTTCCCATCTCAGTGTCTCCTTCAAGAGCCAGGAAGGGCGGGGATGCGCCTCAGGCCGTATCAGATACCTTGAGGACTTCTGAAACCCATCGAGAATCCTACTCTTCAAACAGGGCTTTTTTGAATGAGGTGCATCCTATCAAACTGCAACCTCAAACTCCCCTCTATGTCTCAGACTGTTTTGAGGAGAATAAACCAGATAAACCAGCCATAACCCCTCATGTCAGGTGCCGTGTGGACATTAAACCGGATGCTGCTGTACTGCAGCACACATCTAGGCAGGTTCCCAATGTACGGACTGAGCATCTTTGGCAGAGATACTCCCAGGCCAGTAGCAGTAGAGGTTTGTATGTACCTCGACAGATTGTCTCCTCACCAACGCCCACTCCAAGCGAATGCTACAGTGGAGATTTTAGACAAGGATACCACTATACCACCAGCATGTCTCCCATCTCATACCAGCATCTAGACATGAACAGAATGCCGCCACCAACAGCACCATATCTGAGTCAAGAACAAAGAGCTTACTCAAATCCAAACATACCAACTAAGTTTTTCTATACAGAGGACCCTGTTCGGTATCCAGTCCATCCCTATTCTAGAGCACACTTTCAGGATGACCGGTCCAGTCTAACCAGCAATGGTAGTACAATGACTAGTCAGTATGATCCAAGGACTCGATGGGTGCACACCCTTCCTGTCAGGTCATATTACACAGAAAACCTTTCCAACAGAGAACCAGCACAGTCTGTATATAGTAGGCCTTACTCCACAAGTGAGGCAGGATCATACTTTTCCCAAACTCCACTGTCTAGACCTTACTATGGAGAGGACAGCCGGTGCAATCCATACCATATGAGTAACCAAAGGTTGTTGTATTCCAAACCATGCTCTCCTGAGGAGCAGTACTTTCCATCAAGGACATACCATACGGAGGGTCCTCGGCGCCCGCGAATGTCGCAGGCCTTTTCAGATGACTGGTATCGCTCAAGTATATCTGGTTACTCTAACCAGTCGTCTCAGCACACACCACCAAGGGTAAGGCAAGATCCTAGTATACCTCCGTGGTTTACTAACAGCTGTGGGGAGACAAGTAGACTAGGAGCAGAGGTCAGAAACCACTCCAAGTCTTGGGACAATATTCTATATCCACGACATGAAAGAGAGCAATCAGTGCCTCGTGGACGAAGCTATGAGAACCTGTTTCACCAAGCAAAGCAAGCAGCATCCTTTGATGTTACATCTCAACCTGTTATACTTAATCTCTCAAGTTCACCAAGGCGCTACGCTGCCCTTTCGCTCTCTGAAAGCTCGTTAGAAAGGGGCTCAAGCAATCCGTGGAGGAATACCAAGAGTGGCCACTGGTTTGTAACTCCTGAGATCACCATAACAGATAATGACATATCTGCAGGCAACAGAAAACGGCGTGATGTGCACTCTGTCAGCTGGGATACGTTGGACGGTGAAAAGACACCATCTCAGAGAGTAATGCATCACAAGGAGCCACAAAATACACCAGACATAACCAAAGAGAGGATACACAACAACTTCTCCCTCCAGCAGAGTCTAGAACAACTGGACGAACTCTTAGCTGATTTGGTCATTGATTACAAACCTCCAACTAGCAGAAAATCAAGCGAAGACCTTTTAGACCAGCTGAAACAACTAATTACTGAAGATGGTGACAAAGACAGAGGATCTTCTGGACTTGAAAACTTGAACTCACAGCTCCCGTCCTCCAAATCCAGCCCTGACACAATCAAAGACCCTGATAGTGGGTGTGATGCTTTTCAAAGGAGTGCAGAAGAATGTTCTCCAGACCACAGCACAGATGACGACGACACAATGGTGTGCACTAACAAGAAGTGCAACCGGATTGAGACTATGTTCAACGCCTGCTTGTACTTCAAATCATGTCACAGTTGCTACACCTTTTACTGCTCAAGAAACTGTCGCAGGGATGATTGGGAGATCCATAAAGAGACATGTCTGTACGGCcgtgtgaacagtgtgtgtcGACACAGTCTTAAGTTCTGCAGAGAGAATTCAGAGATCCACAAAGCCTTCTCTCGCGTTGCTAAAGCTGGCTACCTCTCCAGGGGGAGAGGTGTTCTCTTTCTGGGTTTTGCTAATCCAGAGACAGCCGACAACTTCCTTCAAGTTGGGCTTGAGAGCCTCCTTATGTCTCCCACATACCTATCGCTCAGAGAGCTTGATGGCTTCAAGGACAACCTAGGCGAATACTGCAAGGAACTGCAGCAGGCAGGTAACGAGTATGACCCCAATGAATGTTTCCTTTTGAATGTATCTGTAGCTGTTGGTGAACTAGTGCCTAACAGACCTTCACCAAGGGTCCAAGCACCAACAGTTCGAAAATATGCAAAGGTGTCGTTGGCCTCCTCAAGCCCTGACAAAAAGGTACTCAGGAAAGATAGTGAAATGGAAACACTCATTCTCACTCCGCCTCCAGGCACACCGGACATTGAcaaggagggggagaagggaaggaaagcCAGAGAGGTGTGCTTTGTCAATATCCAGCGTGAGCTCAGGACCAGGGGAGTCTTCCTACGTCACGAGTACCCCAAAATCTATAATCAGCTGTGTGAGTTTGTGGAGAGCAACAAAAGGTTCACTCCAACTACAATTTACCCAATAGATAAGAGAACAGGGAAACAGTTTATGTGCATGATCATGGCTGCGTCCGAGCCAAGAACACTGGACTGGGTGGGTACCCCTCATCTCCTGGATGATATTATATAG